One window of Akkermansia biwaensis genomic DNA carries:
- a CDS encoding serine/threonine-protein kinase codes for MSSQQDNIINCPECGQAMDISLLPPYANAVCPNCGAMTRVKTRMGPYRITGKLGKGGMSVVFRAEDSVLGREVALKVLNETYAGDAVRSERFEREAQIMARVSHENLVQIYAVGHDQGLFYIAMELVEGNGLDSLITAEERVPEDKVLSIALDIVRGLDAAWNAGLMHRDIKPANVLQAPDGEAKIVDFGLSLLHSESDMEREIWVTPYYAAPETLLRGEEDFRTDMYALGATMYHMLVGAPPRVDASQSSDILLESKKNLPPLDQVVNDISPLTCFIVDKLMAFNKEDRFSSYPELMATVEQAQEEYARGMQETGLTWAERRASDARRARRRKHRLVFILSLASLAVLALGTWGVISWRKAANAASAAVPPVQPPTVGTGTTAEDAAAVESRLERSIRFGNLFNEAQKSVNRGDLVKAAAMFGDLADQPDCPLSTAVWAGVNQVLCMWARGQFPEGVVRLEELGKKVRDCKDPVELERSRDVSNLVMYLGAKDWNSRMPGLRSNSDLAVHYYAGMALKCWYLGGMWPEYGAFRDLIAGETADDRDRSVRELASAWLSNLKEYTVQYERLIQVKDMPEKSVAEVEAKRSAADFLREQMMTGEIPSLPPSYAALEGILDHLRMQYQKARDWEAAEAVRLAELKEKEERKKAQEEAARQEALRAAQARSYDDICREAAGIMEKTGDYEQVSTAYRNAEAVVSSPIVKNKLAARREMTDRMKPLFSRLEKILPELVEKKPWKPLVLKNGDKVRVTGMEGHLLTVEPLESREGSDAYKVSWDDLAFNSLHALARECRQKKPAEFTPVADTYSKPLLIFGSLTQTISLTQQENALLQMDRAFIEQWNLWMAALDAEEKPEGNNDAG; via the coding sequence ATGAGTTCCCAGCAAGACAACATCATCAATTGTCCGGAGTGCGGGCAGGCCATGGACATTTCCCTGCTGCCTCCTTACGCGAATGCCGTTTGTCCGAATTGCGGAGCCATGACCCGTGTCAAGACGCGCATGGGGCCTTACCGGATCACCGGGAAGCTGGGGAAGGGCGGCATGAGCGTGGTCTTCCGTGCGGAAGATTCCGTGCTGGGGCGTGAAGTGGCCCTGAAGGTATTGAATGAAACGTATGCGGGGGATGCCGTCCGCAGCGAACGATTTGAAAGGGAGGCCCAGATCATGGCCAGGGTATCCCATGAAAACCTGGTGCAGATTTATGCCGTGGGGCATGACCAGGGACTGTTTTACATTGCCATGGAATTGGTGGAGGGCAATGGCCTGGACTCCCTGATTACGGCGGAGGAACGCGTGCCGGAAGACAAGGTGCTGTCCATAGCCCTGGACATCGTGCGCGGCCTGGACGCCGCCTGGAATGCGGGCCTCATGCACCGGGACATCAAGCCCGCCAATGTTCTCCAGGCTCCGGACGGAGAAGCCAAGATCGTGGATTTCGGCCTGTCCCTGTTGCACAGCGAGTCCGACATGGAACGGGAAATATGGGTAACTCCCTATTATGCTGCTCCGGAAACCCTGTTGCGCGGGGAGGAAGATTTCCGCACGGACATGTACGCTCTGGGGGCTACCATGTACCATATGCTGGTAGGCGCCCCGCCCCGGGTGGATGCCTCCCAGTCGTCGGACATCCTGTTGGAAAGCAAGAAAAACCTTCCCCCGCTGGACCAGGTGGTGAACGACATTTCCCCGCTGACCTGTTTCATCGTGGACAAATTGATGGCCTTTAACAAGGAGGACCGCTTCTCATCCTATCCGGAGCTGATGGCTACCGTGGAACAGGCCCAGGAGGAATATGCCCGGGGCATGCAGGAGACCGGCCTGACCTGGGCGGAACGGCGTGCCTCTGATGCCCGGCGCGCCCGGCGCAGGAAGCACCGTCTGGTGTTTATTCTGTCCCTTGCTTCCTTGGCGGTTCTGGCTCTGGGGACGTGGGGCGTCATCTCCTGGCGCAAAGCCGCAAATGCCGCTTCCGCCGCTGTTCCTCCGGTCCAGCCCCCCACCGTGGGAACGGGAACGACCGCGGAGGATGCCGCTGCCGTGGAATCCAGGCTGGAGCGGAGCATCCGCTTCGGCAATTTGTTCAACGAGGCTCAGAAATCCGTGAACCGTGGGGATCTGGTGAAGGCGGCGGCCATGTTCGGAGATCTGGCGGACCAACCGGACTGCCCGCTTTCCACCGCCGTCTGGGCGGGAGTGAACCAGGTTTTGTGCATGTGGGCGCGGGGACAGTTTCCAGAAGGAGTCGTGCGGCTGGAAGAGCTGGGCAAAAAGGTGCGGGACTGCAAGGACCCTGTGGAGCTGGAACGCTCCCGGGACGTCAGCAACCTGGTCATGTACCTGGGCGCCAAGGACTGGAATTCCAGAATGCCCGGCCTGCGGAGCAATTCCGACCTGGCCGTGCATTATTATGCGGGAATGGCGCTCAAATGCTGGTACCTCGGCGGAATGTGGCCTGAATACGGAGCGTTCCGCGATCTTATTGCCGGAGAAACCGCCGACGACAGGGACCGGAGCGTACGGGAGCTGGCCTCCGCGTGGCTCAGCAACCTGAAGGAATATACCGTGCAGTATGAACGCCTGATACAGGTGAAGGACATGCCGGAAAAATCGGTTGCGGAAGTGGAGGCCAAACGGTCCGCCGCAGACTTTCTCCGTGAACAGATGATGACGGGGGAGATTCCCTCCCTGCCTCCGTCCTATGCCGCTCTGGAAGGAATTCTGGACCATCTCCGGATGCAGTACCAGAAGGCCAGGGACTGGGAGGCAGCGGAAGCCGTCCGGCTGGCCGAACTCAAGGAAAAGGAAGAGCGGAAAAAGGCGCAGGAAGAGGCCGCCCGGCAGGAAGCCCTGCGCGCCGCGCAGGCCCGCAGCTATGACGACATTTGCCGTGAAGCGGCCGGCATCATGGAAAAAACGGGGGATTATGAACAGGTTTCCACTGCTTATCGCAATGCGGAGGCGGTGGTTTCTTCCCCCATCGTGAAAAACAAGTTGGCCGCCCGGCGGGAAATGACGGACCGGATGAAGCCGCTGTTCTCCCGTCTAGAGAAGATTCTGCCCGAACTGGTGGAAAAGAAGCCGTGGAAGCCGCTCGTCCTGAAAAACGGGGACAAGGTCCGCGTGACGGGCATGGAGGGGCATTTGCTCACGGTGGAACCATTGGAAAGCAGGGAAGGCAGCGATGCCTATAAAGTCAGCTGGGATGACCTGGCATTCAATTCGCTGCATGCGCTGGCACGGGAATGCCGGCAGAAAAAGCCTGCGGAATTTACTCCTGTGGCGGATACATACTCCAAGCCCCTTCTTATTTTCGGGAGTCTCACGCAGACCATCTCCCTCACCCAGCAGGAAAATGCCCTGCTCCAGATGGACCGGGCCTTCATCGAACAATGGAATCTGTGGATGGCCGCGCTGGACGCGGAGGAAAAGCCCGAAGGAAACAATGATGCGGGATAG
- a CDS encoding ROK family protein, with protein MNIQPKITPVLDPGFVPAVLWNQAFEAKAAADPASHQVDIALTRNDGTCFRWSGKLLPHTGENVALNETYVERIVKFLLWQKGGNIILVAGDDAIADMLASRYCKGGIREFDWDFIGKKIYGSPIEVKKVSVEELPEEYSGSMTLGRNLDGYRIGFDLGGSDRKCAAVVNGEVVFSEEVVWDPYFQKDPQYHIEGIQDSLERAAAHLPRVDAIGGSSAGVIINSEVRTSSLFRGVSQEDIEKTLGKVFRTLQKEKWNNIPFEVVNDGEVTALAGAMGMNDNAVLGVAMGTSEAAGYVDPEGHIKPWLNELAFAPVDYSEEGGVDEWSKDMGVGALYFSQQAVARLAPRAGFQFEGMPFPEQLKKVQAAMAEGDERARKIYETIGVHFGYAIAHYARFYDIRNLLFLGRVASGDGGQIIIDKAEEVLRTEFPQLKIQLRVPDEKTKRHGQAVAAASLPAIS; from the coding sequence ATGAATATTCAACCCAAAATCACGCCCGTGCTGGACCCCGGCTTTGTGCCGGCCGTTCTTTGGAATCAAGCATTTGAAGCCAAAGCTGCTGCCGATCCTGCCTCCCATCAAGTGGATATCGCCCTGACCCGCAATGACGGGACCTGCTTCCGCTGGTCCGGCAAGCTTCTCCCCCATACCGGAGAAAACGTTGCCCTGAATGAAACCTATGTGGAACGCATCGTGAAATTCCTGCTGTGGCAGAAGGGCGGCAACATCATCCTTGTTGCCGGTGATGACGCCATTGCGGACATGCTGGCCTCCCGCTACTGCAAGGGCGGCATCCGTGAGTTTGACTGGGACTTCATCGGCAAGAAGATTTACGGCTCCCCGATTGAGGTGAAGAAGGTATCCGTGGAGGAACTGCCTGAGGAATATTCCGGCTCCATGACGCTGGGCCGCAATCTGGACGGCTACCGCATCGGCTTTGACCTGGGCGGCTCCGACCGCAAGTGCGCCGCCGTGGTCAACGGGGAAGTGGTTTTCTCCGAAGAAGTCGTGTGGGACCCGTATTTCCAGAAGGACCCGCAGTACCACATTGAGGGCATCCAGGACTCCCTGGAACGCGCCGCCGCCCATCTTCCGCGCGTGGACGCCATCGGCGGCTCCTCCGCCGGCGTCATCATCAACAGCGAGGTGCGCACCTCCTCCCTCTTCCGCGGCGTGAGCCAGGAGGATATTGAAAAGACTCTGGGCAAGGTGTTCCGCACCCTGCAGAAGGAAAAATGGAACAACATCCCCTTTGAAGTGGTGAACGACGGTGAAGTGACCGCCCTCGCCGGAGCCATGGGCATGAACGACAACGCCGTGCTCGGCGTCGCCATGGGCACTTCCGAGGCCGCCGGCTACGTGGACCCGGAAGGCCACATCAAGCCCTGGCTGAACGAACTCGCCTTCGCCCCCGTGGATTATTCCGAGGAAGGCGGCGTGGACGAATGGTCCAAGGACATGGGCGTGGGCGCCCTCTACTTCTCCCAGCAGGCCGTGGCTCGTCTGGCCCCCCGCGCCGGGTTCCAGTTTGAAGGCATGCCCTTCCCGGAACAGCTCAAGAAGGTGCAGGCCGCCATGGCCGAAGGCGACGAACGCGCCCGCAAGATTTATGAAACCATCGGCGTGCACTTCGGCTATGCCATCGCGCACTACGCCAGGTTTTACGATATCCGCAACCTGCTCTTCCTGGGCCGTGTGGCTTCCGGGGACGGCGGCCAGATCATCATTGACAAAGCTGAAGAAGTGCTGCGCACCGAATTCCCGCAGTTGAAGATCCAGCTGCGCGTGCCGGATGAAAAGACCAAGCGCCACGGCCAGGCCGTAGCGGCGGCCTCTCTGCCGGCTATTTCCTGA
- a CDS encoding CPBP family intramembrane glutamic endopeptidase: MNELTDQLITLFSATLIAIMLIAVAAGVCRQSQAHGIKRPLKWNIPVDHLDGLDMAMCGIVVLYFSMGALMAAATPPGASAPPTTTNMELDSYKVFNGTCLNLILAFVLLVRMFHSGRMEALGLKKHSLKILLYAPVCGYLLVLALHFLLAQMGLFEWIERVTHAPAEQSIVSVLRHSDNIPLIAVICFSAAIAAPIVEELIFRGYLYPIMKKYTGAWFALISSSLLFGIIHVSLVPLIPLALFGAILVLLYEYTESIWTPIIAHCIFNTATLVNILYPGLLLPYGS; the protein is encoded by the coding sequence ATGAATGAATTAACGGACCAGCTCATCACCCTGTTTTCGGCCACCTTGATCGCCATCATGCTTATCGCCGTAGCAGCGGGCGTGTGCCGCCAGTCCCAGGCTCACGGCATAAAGCGTCCGCTGAAATGGAATATTCCCGTCGATCATCTGGACGGACTGGACATGGCAATGTGCGGCATCGTGGTCCTGTACTTCAGCATGGGCGCCCTGATGGCCGCGGCCACGCCTCCCGGCGCTTCCGCCCCGCCCACCACCACAAACATGGAGCTGGACAGCTACAAGGTATTCAACGGCACCTGCCTGAACCTCATTCTGGCCTTCGTCCTGCTGGTGCGCATGTTCCACAGCGGCAGAATGGAGGCCCTGGGACTGAAGAAGCATTCCCTGAAAATCCTGCTTTACGCGCCCGTCTGCGGCTACCTGCTGGTTCTCGCGCTCCATTTCCTTCTGGCCCAGATGGGGCTGTTCGAATGGATTGAGCGGGTGACCCACGCCCCGGCGGAACAATCCATCGTCTCCGTGCTCCGGCATTCCGACAACATCCCCCTCATTGCCGTCATCTGCTTCAGCGCCGCCATTGCCGCGCCCATCGTGGAGGAACTCATTTTCCGGGGCTACCTGTACCCCATCATGAAAAAATACACGGGAGCGTGGTTCGCCCTGATCAGCAGTTCCCTTCTCTTCGGCATCATCCACGTAAGCCTGGTTCCCCTGATTCCCCTGGCCTTGTTCGGGGCCATCCTGGTGCTGCTGTACGAATACACCGAATCCATCTGGACGCCCATCATCGCCCACTGCATTTTCAACACCGCCACCCTGGTCAACATCCTCTACCCCGGCCTGCTGCTGCCTTATGGCTCATGA
- a CDS encoding thiamine-phosphate kinase, with amino-acid sequence MAHDPAIRQVGEDALIRRLLPLMTVNDGLITGPGDDCAVARGARGADLLLKTDCVVEGMHFLSGTEPELIGRKALARAVSDIGAMGGVPRHALVTLLIHADRPVSQVEGIYTGMRRLAEQFGISLAGGESSGLPSDGLIISVALTGEVPEGKAVLRSTAHAGDLIAVTGVLGGSFPTAHHLTFTPRVREGGILAASGLVTAMMDLSDGLGADLPRLAAASGLGFRVQEELLPVRQGFTAAQAVADGEDYELLMTFPPRRREEILRLASECFPETPLTVIGEMTPEPSSSLPGGYRHFQ; translated from the coding sequence ATGGCTCATGATCCCGCCATCCGCCAGGTGGGGGAAGACGCGCTCATACGCCGCCTTCTTCCCCTGATGACCGTCAACGACGGGCTGATCACCGGACCCGGAGACGACTGCGCCGTAGCCAGAGGCGCCAGGGGAGCGGACCTGCTCCTGAAGACCGACTGCGTGGTGGAAGGCATGCACTTCCTCTCCGGCACGGAACCGGAACTGATCGGCAGGAAGGCTCTGGCGCGCGCCGTATCGGACATCGGAGCCATGGGGGGCGTGCCGCGCCATGCGCTGGTCACCCTGCTGATTCACGCGGACCGCCCCGTCTCCCAGGTGGAAGGCATTTATACGGGCATGCGGCGCCTGGCGGAACAATTCGGCATCAGCCTGGCGGGAGGGGAAAGCTCCGGCCTGCCGTCCGACGGGCTGATCATCAGCGTGGCCCTGACCGGGGAAGTCCCGGAAGGGAAGGCCGTCCTGCGCAGCACCGCCCATGCGGGCGACCTGATTGCCGTCACGGGCGTGCTGGGCGGCAGCTTCCCCACGGCACACCACCTTACGTTCACGCCCAGAGTCAGGGAAGGCGGCATTCTGGCCGCCTCCGGACTGGTCACGGCCATGATGGACCTTTCCGACGGGCTCGGCGCCGACCTGCCGCGCCTGGCCGCCGCCTCCGGGCTGGGATTCCGAGTACAGGAAGAACTGCTGCCGGTCCGGCAGGGATTCACGGCTGCCCAGGCCGTTGCGGACGGAGAGGATTACGAACTGTTGATGACCTTCCCCCCCCGCCGCCGTGAAGAAATCCTGCGCCTGGCCTCCGAATGTTTCCCGGAAACGCCCCTCACCGTCATCGGTGAGATGACGCCGGAACCTTCCTCATCCCTTCCCGGAGGATACAGGCATTTCCAATAA
- a CDS encoding lysophospholipid acyltransferase family protein encodes MGRLKHPKMVDIKDILDENTRLPSLVAASAEKLLGLERLNRAYDKIVRDKESGSPENFFQLAARHLNLKLQLRPGDLENIPKKGPVVVVANHPHGLSDGIMFGELLTRVREDVRILANEQLSLCQELEPWLIKVDVYEDENAKRKNLSGMRKMIAWLRKGGVLGIFPAGTASSFSLIHKRVTDDPWNSNIAAIIRLTKATVVPVYFPGRNSLLFQGISLINRKARVAFLPREVGRDGRRTHRIVVGKPISFSQLGQYDSDEALVSHLRLRTYLLGKGYEKSRRPHVHRKDKKAKMASLIPPVPPNDIQAEIDALPAECLHARQENGDWDVYVADALQIPKILIEIGRLREYTFRQVGEGSGKACDLDTYDNHYKHLFLWDRVQKKIAGAYRMGETDKIIARYGVKGLYNGEYFSFSPAALKVLDRSLEMGRAFIVPEYQKRPLALGFIWEGIGQFMARNHHYRYLFGTVSISRDYSNLSRALIVSYLKAHEMEPELSREVKAYNPPRKADLKRSESCILPIGLTDAQGLSQLVADVEEDGKGIPVLLRQYLKLNGKILSFGVDKNFGDVLDCLILVDIFKTPERAIKRYLGKATYEQLLPYIQQEQESGQPAE; translated from the coding sequence ATGGGCCGGCTCAAGCACCCGAAGATGGTGGATATCAAAGACATTTTGGACGAAAATACGCGTCTCCCTTCCCTGGTGGCGGCGTCCGCTGAAAAGTTGCTGGGTCTGGAACGTTTGAACAGGGCGTACGACAAGATCGTCCGCGACAAGGAGTCCGGATCCCCGGAAAACTTCTTCCAGCTGGCTGCCAGGCATTTGAACCTCAAGTTGCAGCTGAGGCCCGGCGACCTGGAAAACATTCCCAAAAAGGGGCCCGTGGTTGTCGTCGCCAACCATCCCCACGGCCTGTCGGACGGCATCATGTTCGGGGAATTGCTGACCCGCGTCCGGGAGGATGTGCGCATTCTTGCCAATGAACAGCTTTCCCTGTGCCAGGAACTGGAACCCTGGCTGATCAAGGTGGACGTGTACGAGGATGAGAACGCCAAACGCAAGAACCTGTCCGGAATGCGGAAGATGATTGCGTGGCTGCGCAAGGGCGGCGTGCTGGGCATTTTCCCCGCCGGAACGGCTTCCAGTTTTTCCCTGATCCACAAGCGGGTGACGGACGATCCGTGGAACTCCAATATTGCCGCCATTATCCGGCTGACGAAGGCTACTGTGGTTCCGGTGTATTTCCCGGGGCGCAACAGCCTGCTTTTCCAGGGGATTTCTCTGATCAACCGCAAGGCGCGCGTCGCGTTCCTGCCGCGTGAAGTGGGCCGGGACGGCCGCCGCACGCACCGCATCGTGGTGGGCAAGCCCATTTCCTTCAGCCAGCTGGGGCAGTATGATTCCGACGAGGCGCTGGTTTCCCATTTGCGCCTGCGCACCTATCTGCTGGGCAAGGGTTATGAAAAGAGCCGCCGCCCCCATGTGCACAGGAAGGACAAGAAGGCGAAGATGGCTTCCCTGATTCCTCCCGTGCCCCCCAACGACATACAGGCGGAAATCGACGCCCTTCCTGCGGAGTGCCTGCACGCGCGGCAGGAGAACGGGGACTGGGACGTGTACGTGGCGGATGCCCTCCAGATTCCCAAAATCCTGATTGAAATAGGCCGCCTGAGGGAATACACGTTCCGCCAGGTGGGGGAAGGGTCCGGCAAGGCGTGCGACCTGGACACGTACGATAACCATTACAAGCACCTGTTCCTCTGGGACCGCGTCCAGAAGAAGATTGCGGGCGCCTACCGCATGGGAGAGACGGATAAAATCATTGCCCGCTACGGGGTGAAGGGGCTGTACAACGGAGAATATTTCTCATTCTCCCCGGCGGCTCTCAAAGTCCTGGACCGCTCCCTGGAGATGGGCCGCGCCTTTATTGTGCCGGAATACCAGAAAAGGCCGCTGGCTCTCGGCTTCATCTGGGAGGGCATCGGCCAGTTCATGGCCCGCAATCACCATTACCGCTATTTGTTCGGGACGGTGAGCATTTCCCGCGACTATTCCAATCTTTCCCGCGCCCTGATCGTTTCCTACCTGAAAGCGCATGAAATGGAGCCGGAACTGAGCCGGGAGGTCAAGGCCTACAATCCGCCGCGCAAGGCGGACCTGAAGAGGTCGGAATCCTGCATTTTGCCCATCGGCCTGACGGATGCGCAGGGATTGTCCCAGCTGGTGGCGGACGTGGAGGAAGACGGCAAGGGAATTCCCGTGCTGCTCCGCCAGTATCTCAAACTGAACGGGAAGATACTTTCCTTCGGTGTGGACAAGAACTTCGGCGATGTGCTGGACTGCCTCATTCTGGTGGATATTTTCAAGACTCCGGAACGTGCCATCAAGCGCTACCTGGGCAAGGCCACGTATGAACAGCTTCTGCCCTACATCCAGCAGGAGCAGGAAAGCGGGCAGCCGGCGGAATAA
- the cmk gene encoding (d)CMP kinase — translation MHPAIAIDGPAASGKSTVAKLIADRLGYTFINTGAMYRAVTWYMLEQGIDPADTDAVLAALPSVPLSFGKDGSRSIVLCNGSPLTEELTRQEVNDHVSTIAAIPEVRSLLVNRQRDYNRQEPVVMEGRDIGTVVFPDTPFKYFVTASEEVRAARRAAEGLTDSIAERDRKDSSRATAPLAQAQDALLVDTSDMSIDQVVNFITDNIQQKLSAR, via the coding sequence ATGCACCCAGCCATTGCCATTGACGGTCCCGCTGCTTCCGGTAAATCCACCGTCGCCAAACTCATTGCGGACCGCCTCGGCTACACCTTCATCAACACGGGGGCCATGTACCGGGCCGTCACCTGGTACATGCTGGAACAGGGGATAGACCCGGCGGACACGGACGCCGTGCTGGCCGCCCTGCCCTCCGTTCCCCTCTCCTTCGGCAAGGACGGAAGCCGCTCCATCGTCCTCTGCAACGGCTCCCCCCTGACAGAGGAACTCACCCGGCAGGAGGTCAACGACCACGTATCCACCATCGCCGCCATTCCGGAAGTCCGCTCCCTGCTGGTGAACCGCCAGAGGGATTACAATCGCCAGGAGCCCGTGGTCATGGAAGGCCGGGACATAGGCACCGTGGTCTTCCCAGACACGCCGTTCAAGTACTTCGTCACCGCCTCGGAAGAAGTCCGCGCCGCGCGCCGCGCCGCGGAAGGGCTGACGGACTCCATCGCGGAACGGGACCGCAAGGACTCCTCCCGCGCCACCGCGCCGCTGGCGCAGGCGCAGGACGCCCTGCTGGTGGACACGTCCGACATGAGCATTGACCAGGTCGTCAACTTCATTACAGACAACATCCAACAAAAACTCTCCGCCAGATGA
- a CDS encoding lysophospholipid acyltransferase family protein: MNSFYWVFYTLFKSISKAFFSWKVVNREKLIEDGPVLIVSNHQSFLDPPMLGISYEEGIYFFARKTLFKGIFKWALPLCQAIPIDQENPDAASLKHVIRLLKSGKRVLVFPEGSRTPDGEIHDGMGGIGLILSKTKVPVQPLRISGAFESFPIGSSFPRIHPVTVTVGDPVPFTPAELNAKGKAAYQHLTDKMMDAIRALPTE; this comes from the coding sequence ATGAACTCCTTCTACTGGGTTTTCTACACGCTGTTCAAAAGCATCTCCAAGGCCTTCTTCTCCTGGAAGGTCGTCAACAGGGAGAAGCTCATTGAGGACGGCCCCGTGCTGATCGTCAGCAACCACCAGAGCTTTCTGGACCCGCCCATGCTGGGCATCTCCTATGAGGAAGGCATCTATTTCTTTGCCCGCAAAACCCTGTTCAAAGGCATCTTCAAATGGGCGCTCCCCCTGTGCCAGGCCATTCCCATCGACCAGGAAAACCCGGACGCCGCCAGCCTCAAGCACGTCATCCGCCTGCTGAAATCCGGCAAGCGCGTCCTCGTGTTTCCGGAGGGCTCCCGGACGCCGGACGGGGAAATCCACGACGGCATGGGCGGCATCGGCCTCATCCTGAGCAAAACGAAAGTCCCCGTGCAGCCCCTGCGCATCAGCGGAGCCTTTGAGTCCTTCCCCATCGGCTCCTCATTCCCCAGAATCCACCCCGTCACCGTGACGGTGGGAGACCCCGTTCCCTTCACCCCGGCGGAACTCAATGCCAAGGGCAAGGCGGCATACCAGCATTTGACGGACAAAATGATGGATGCCATCCGGGCCCTTCCCACGGAATAA
- the recF gene encoding DNA replication/repair protein RecF (All proteins in this family for which functions are known are DNA-binding proteins that assist the filamentation of RecA onto DNA for the initiation of recombination or recombinational repair.), with protein sequence MLSRLKLIDFRCYGSFSWQIPQQGAVILGNNAQGKTSLLEAVCFLLRLQSPRTARPGPLAAHGRQSFGIRGELPGQIRRILWAPDAPDLQVNGEPRRDQRSYLADSYPVVWMGNDDLSLVRAGADARRKYMDFLGTQWHPGYRTALFSYRRALKTRNHLLKHKSRDRLQIDAYTRQLALYGTELRSLRASLLELLLPHIIMAYRRIGGREEQVGAAYRAAEEGDLYERMCAGLDRDIRYGQTQNGPHRDDLEITLNGRSAAQFASEGQQRTIAISLKLAQSSLLTEETGHTPIHLIDDVFGELDPTRRIAFLQALPADAQSLITTTHLDWLHNTPCPLPAFQLENSTLRPVQS encoded by the coding sequence ATGCTCTCCAGGCTGAAACTGATAGACTTCCGCTGCTACGGCAGCTTTTCCTGGCAAATACCCCAGCAGGGAGCCGTTATTCTGGGAAACAATGCCCAGGGAAAAACCAGCCTGCTGGAGGCGGTCTGCTTCCTGTTGCGCCTGCAATCCCCGCGTACGGCGCGCCCCGGTCCCCTAGCGGCCCACGGCAGGCAGTCCTTCGGCATCCGGGGGGAACTGCCGGGACAAATCCGGCGCATCCTGTGGGCTCCGGATGCCCCGGACCTCCAGGTGAACGGGGAACCGCGCAGGGACCAGCGCAGCTACCTGGCGGACAGCTATCCCGTCGTCTGGATGGGCAACGACGACCTCTCCCTGGTACGGGCCGGAGCCGATGCGCGGCGGAAATACATGGACTTTCTGGGCACCCAGTGGCACCCCGGCTACCGGACGGCCCTGTTCAGCTACAGAAGGGCGCTGAAAACGCGCAACCATCTGCTCAAGCACAAAAGCCGGGACAGGCTCCAGATAGACGCCTATACGCGGCAGCTCGCCCTGTACGGCACGGAATTGAGAAGCCTGCGCGCCAGCCTTCTGGAACTTCTCCTGCCCCACATCATCATGGCGTACCGCCGCATCGGCGGCAGGGAGGAACAGGTAGGGGCGGCCTACCGGGCGGCGGAGGAAGGAGACCTGTACGAACGGATGTGCGCCGGGCTGGACCGGGACATCCGGTATGGCCAGACCCAGAACGGCCCGCACCGGGACGACCTGGAAATCACGCTCAACGGCAGAAGCGCCGCCCAATTCGCCTCGGAAGGGCAGCAGCGGACCATAGCCATTTCCCTGAAGCTGGCGCAGTCATCCCTGCTTACGGAAGAAACGGGACACACGCCCATCCACCTCATTGACGACGTCTTCGGAGAACTGGACCCTACGCGCCGGATTGCCTTCCTCCAGGCCCTGCCCGCAGACGCGCAGAGCCTCATCACCACCACGCACCTGGACTGGCTGCACAACACGCCCTGCCCTCTTCCGGCCTTCCAGCTGGAAAACTCCACCCTCAGGCCCGTTCAGAGCTGA
- a CDS encoding flavin reductase family protein: MKKIDPKEIRDNAVQLIGHDWMLVTAGTPEHFNMMTASWGGLGFMWKRPVAFVVIRPQRYTFGFIEKGEEFTLSFFSHEYHKALSVCGTTSGRDTDKVAASGLTPYVTENGNVSFGEARLVLECRKLYAEALKPECFLDKAIASEWYAAGDFHKMYIVEILNAWVEE, encoded by the coding sequence ATGAAAAAGATTGATCCAAAGGAAATTCGGGATAATGCCGTGCAGTTGATCGGGCACGACTGGATGCTGGTGACCGCAGGGACGCCGGAACATTTCAACATGATGACGGCAAGCTGGGGCGGCCTGGGTTTCATGTGGAAGAGGCCCGTAGCATTCGTCGTGATCCGCCCGCAGAGGTACACGTTCGGTTTTATCGAGAAGGGGGAGGAGTTCACCCTGTCCTTTTTCAGCCATGAATATCATAAGGCGCTGAGCGTTTGTGGAACCACGAGCGGCCGGGATACGGACAAGGTAGCCGCTTCCGGCCTGACGCCGTATGTTACGGAGAACGGCAACGTGAGCTTTGGGGAAGCCAGGCTGGTGCTGGAATGCCGCAAGCTGTATGCGGAGGCCCTGAAACCGGAATGCTTTCTGGACAAGGCCATTGCCTCGGAATGGTATGCGGCGGGAGATTTCCACAAGATGTACATTGTGGAGATACTGAATGCCTGGGTAGAGGAATAG